From the Streptococcus sp. 29887 genome, one window contains:
- the rexB gene encoding ATP-dependent nuclease subunit B, whose protein sequence is MKLVYTDIRNPLTQYLTEQAAVFAKQGKRVFYIAPNSLSFEMERKVLEYLPEQATFDIIVTRFGQLGRYLLIDKVEKGLSLDDVGLAMVFFRVLSQFKDGDLKVYGRLKTDFGFINQLVALYKELQGANMSVLDLEAMGSPDKQADLTKIILAVTDVLVKEGFEHRSKLAQLISMIETGQLDQQLKDIVLVIDGFSRFSAEEEALVSALNERVSEILIGVYASKKAVKAAYIEGNVYQANVDFLRHLSAQFSSKIDYIGQEPVLDSLGKISKNMECHYDYSGSQLALTEADQSKLEIWKAINQKAEVEQVAIAIRQLLSQGVRYKDILLLVGDVDSYHLQIGKVFDRFDIPYYLGKAEEMSHHPLVHFVESLQRLRRNRFRPEDLLNLLKSGLYASISPKELDLFESYVQFADMKGQAAFSRSFSVNSRADYDEEVVKEKGLIYDLNVLEPLRARIMEPLLTLFKAGPQKASSLLEKFMVFLEAVQLTQNMEVLTKELGEAEQDKAEQVWNSFIHTLHSLRQIFGHEKMKLDDFLAILQAGMQASQYRTVPATVDVVNVKSYDLIMPHTAKYVFAIGMGQANFPKVAKNTSLLTEEEMAKVNLVSASSSRFDLVSRDNIKKNHATMISLLNAATEHLVLSAPQIYNEGEDPQSPYIGLLVELMKFQVIPHGRTLRPNLQDVGYYKGLLSQLKEPALSSLEQDWQGQSAFWTSLVSELKEKFAAKDLSIPEIKDDISPIALSEDTRAVLYPADKPLKLSASSLTNFYNNQYLYFIRNVLRLREQETIHPTVTQHGLFLHRVMERFAMDKSSDSFEQKLDKAISDTQNEAEFKMFYSQDAEAEFTGQVLDTIARSTATVLRDNDLVAIDGQEKSFREEQAIKILDTQGNRPIHINGTIDRLDTLLINNAVGIVDYKSSDQTFSLADFYNGLKPQLVTYLEAVRHLKETKEKAAFGAMYLHLQNPLIRLKDTKNMEDLEQLANTSLVYKGLFIKGESQGLSSLYKTEKQTYEKEECDILLEHNRHLYQKAAEEILNGRFAINPYTKDGRSVAGEQLKAITGFEADRHMGMARRLVKETKRENWLERMKGEED, encoded by the coding sequence GAAATGGAACGCAAGGTTTTGGAATACTTGCCAGAGCAAGCTACTTTTGACATTATCGTGACACGTTTCGGTCAATTAGGACGCTATTTGTTGATTGATAAGGTAGAGAAAGGGCTGTCGCTTGATGATGTAGGCTTGGCCATGGTTTTTTTCCGTGTCTTATCACAGTTTAAAGATGGTGATTTGAAAGTTTACGGGCGTCTAAAGACAGATTTTGGTTTTATCAATCAACTAGTAGCACTATATAAAGAGTTGCAAGGGGCCAATATGTCTGTCTTAGACTTGGAAGCCATGGGTTCTCCAGACAAACAGGCTGATTTGACCAAGATAATTCTGGCAGTAACTGATGTTTTGGTCAAAGAAGGCTTTGAGCACCGGTCCAAGTTAGCACAGCTGATTAGTATGATTGAAACAGGTCAGTTAGATCAGCAGTTAAAAGATATAGTCCTTGTTATAGATGGCTTTTCTCGTTTCTCAGCAGAAGAGGAGGCCTTGGTAAGCGCCTTAAATGAACGGGTATCGGAGATTTTGATAGGTGTTTATGCTAGTAAAAAGGCTGTAAAGGCTGCTTATATTGAAGGAAATGTTTACCAGGCCAATGTTGATTTTTTGCGTCACTTATCCGCCCAGTTTAGCAGCAAAATTGACTACATTGGTCAGGAGCCTGTTTTGGATAGTCTAGGTAAAATTTCCAAGAATATGGAATGTCATTACGATTATAGTGGTTCTCAGCTTGCCCTAACGGAGGCAGATCAAAGTAAGCTTGAGATTTGGAAAGCTATCAATCAAAAAGCTGAAGTGGAGCAGGTTGCAATCGCCATTCGTCAGCTACTTAGCCAGGGTGTTCGTTACAAGGATATTCTTTTGTTGGTTGGCGATGTTGATAGCTATCATTTACAAATTGGCAAGGTGTTTGATAGATTTGACATCCCCTACTATTTGGGGAAGGCAGAAGAGATGAGTCACCATCCCCTCGTGCATTTTGTTGAATCACTCCAACGCTTGCGTCGCAATCGTTTCAGACCAGAGGACCTGCTCAACCTTCTCAAATCAGGCTTGTACGCCAGTATTTCTCCAAAGGAACTGGATCTTTTTGAATCTTATGTGCAATTTGCAGATATGAAGGGCCAGGCTGCTTTTTCACGGTCCTTTTCGGTCAATAGCAGAGCAGACTATGATGAGGAGGTAGTTAAGGAGAAGGGGCTTATCTATGATTTGAATGTCTTAGAACCTCTGCGGGCCAGGATTATGGAGCCTTTGCTGACCTTGTTTAAGGCTGGTCCGCAAAAGGCTAGTAGTCTACTAGAGAAATTTATGGTCTTTTTAGAGGCTGTTCAGCTAACTCAAAATATGGAAGTGCTCACTAAAGAGCTAGGTGAAGCAGAGCAGGATAAGGCGGAACAAGTCTGGAATAGCTTTATCCATACTCTTCATTCTCTTCGTCAGATTTTTGGTCATGAAAAGATGAAGTTGGATGATTTTCTGGCTATTTTACAAGCTGGAATGCAGGCCAGTCAGTATAGGACTGTTCCAGCAACAGTCGATGTGGTCAATGTAAAATCCTATGATTTGATTATGCCTCATACTGCCAAGTACGTTTTTGCTATCGGTATGGGCCAGGCTAATTTCCCAAAAGTTGCTAAGAATACCAGTCTTTTGACCGAAGAAGAGATGGCCAAGGTCAATCTGGTATCAGCTAGCTCCTCTCGTTTTGACTTGGTCAGTCGTGACAATATTAAGAAAAACCACGCTACCATGATATCCTTACTAAATGCGGCTACGGAACACTTGGTTCTTTCTGCACCTCAGATATACAATGAAGGTGAAGATCCTCAATCCCCTTATATAGGCCTTCTCGTCGAGCTGATGAAGTTTCAAGTGATACCGCATGGTCGAACACTCAGGCCAAATCTTCAAGATGTCGGCTACTATAAAGGCTTGCTCTCTCAGTTAAAAGAGCCAGCCCTCTCAAGCCTTGAACAAGACTGGCAAGGTCAATCAGCTTTTTGGACTAGTCTGGTGTCCGAACTAAAAGAAAAATTTGCAGCAAAAGATCTTTCTATTCCTGAAATCAAGGATGATATCAGTCCAATCGCCTTAAGTGAAGATACTCGAGCAGTTCTCTATCCAGCAGATAAGCCTTTAAAACTATCGGCCTCTAGTTTGACCAATTTTTACAATAACCAGTATCTCTACTTTATTCGCAACGTCCTACGCTTGCGGGAGCAGGAAACCATTCATCCGACAGTGACCCAGCACGGGCTATTTCTGCATCGTGTCATGGAACGCTTTGCTATGGACAAATCTAGTGATAGTTTTGAGCAGAAGTTGGATAAGGCTATTTCTGACACTCAAAATGAAGCGGAGTTTAAGATGTTTTATAGTCAGGATGCCGAAGCGGAGTTCACGGGGCAAGTTTTAGATACGATTGCTCGCTCTACAGCGACTGTTCTAAGGGATAATGATTTGGTCGCTATTGATGGTCAGGAAAAGAGTTTCCGTGAGGAACAAGCTATTAAAATCCTAGATACTCAGGGCAATCGGCCAATTCATATCAATGGTACTATTGACCGCTTGGATACTTTATTGATAAATAATGCTGTAGGTATCGTAGATTACAAGTCCAGTGATCAGACCTTCTCATTGGCTGATTTTTACAATGGTTTGAAACCACAATTGGTCACTTATTTGGAAGCTGTGCGCCATCTGAAAGAAACAAAAGAAAAGGCTGCTTTTGGAGCTATGTATCTACATTTACAAAATCCTCTTATCCGATTAAAGGATACGAAGAATATGGAAGACCTAGAGCAGCTTGCCAATACCAGTTTAGTCTACAAGGGTTTATTTATTAAAGGGGAAAGTCAAGGTCTTTCATCCCTTTATAAGACAGAGAAGCAGACCTATGAGAAAGAGGAATGTGATATTCTACTGGAGCATAATCGACATCTCTATCAGAAGGCTGCTGAGGAAATTCTCAATGGTCGCTTTGCTATTAACCCTTATACAAAAGATGGACGTTCGGTTGCTGGTGAGCAACTTAAGGCCATCACTGGTTTTGAGGCCGATCGACATATGGGAATGGCTCGTCGTTTAGTCAAGGAAACAAAACGAGAGAATTGGCTAGAGAGAATGAAAGGAGAAGAGGACTAA